Genomic segment of Candidatus Bathyarchaeia archaeon:
TTTAACATCCATCCTGTAAAAATGTCTGAATGAAAAGACAGGGTTTACATGAACCGCTTAAAATACGCTTTTAAACGTGTCTACTTCATAGACCCTCAAGGGTTGAGTGATGAAGTTCCGAGAATTGTTCAAGCGGAAAAGCTCCTCGTCCAAACGAGAATGGCAGAAAATATTCTACTGCTCAAACTGTAACAGGGAAGTGTTCCTTGACATGAAGTTCTGCGACGAATGCGGGGGAGAGCTGGAGTGGCCTGAAGAGTACAAGCACTTAGTAGAGGCTGTCAAGGAAGAAAGGGGGGAAAGGGCTCAGGAAGCCACGATCTCCATGAAGTGACGTATCTAATCGGCTGACCCATGATTCAAAGCCGTGTTTTACTGGAATTGATCGACAACGACCAATAGTTTTCAAAGTCCTATAAGGGGGCCTATCTTTTTCATGCTGTTCAGGGC
This window contains:
- a CDS encoding zinc-ribbon domain-containing protein, producing the protein MKFRELFKRKSSSSKREWQKIFYCSNCNREVFLDMKFCDECGGELEWPEEYKHLVEAVKEERGERAQEATISMK